Proteins encoded together in one Bradyrhizobium sp. PSBB068 window:
- a CDS encoding LysR family transcriptional regulator, with protein MARSRDGFTDMDWDKLKVFHAAAEAGSFTHAGEQLGLSQSAVSRQVSALEQELSVSLFHRHARGLILTEQGDLLFRTAHDVFMQLQAARAKLTDSRERPSGDLKITTPPALGINWLIPRLDEFTALYPDIRISLIVTDEDLDLSMREADVAIRTRKPTQPDLIQRKLFSIGFHAYCSPEYIKRFGTPRTLDDLDSHRIIMLGDSQVPPHLQNRSWLIDAGRNGSGPREPYFKVNNILGLVRACQQGLGIAALPDYLVEQNNLVQLFGESDSIALDTYFVYPEELKTVARVQVFRDFVVSKAQRWPS; from the coding sequence ATGGCACGATCTCGCGACGGATTTACGGATATGGATTGGGACAAGCTGAAGGTCTTTCACGCGGCGGCGGAAGCTGGCAGCTTCACGCATGCCGGCGAGCAGCTTGGCCTGTCGCAATCGGCGGTCTCCCGCCAGGTCAGCGCGCTGGAGCAGGAACTCTCGGTCTCGCTGTTCCACCGCCATGCCCGCGGCCTGATCCTGACTGAACAGGGCGACCTCCTGTTCCGCACCGCGCATGACGTGTTCATGCAGCTGCAGGCGGCGCGCGCCAAGCTCACCGACAGCCGCGAGCGGCCGAGCGGCGACCTCAAGATCACGACCCCGCCGGCGCTCGGCATCAACTGGCTGATCCCGCGACTCGACGAGTTCACCGCGCTCTATCCGGACATCCGGATCTCGCTGATCGTCACCGACGAGGACCTCGACCTGTCGATGCGCGAGGCCGACGTCGCGATCCGCACCCGCAAGCCGACCCAGCCGGACCTGATCCAGCGCAAGCTGTTCTCGATCGGCTTCCATGCCTATTGCTCGCCGGAATACATCAAGCGCTTCGGCACGCCGCGCACGCTGGATGATCTCGACTCGCACCGCATCATCATGCTCGGCGACTCGCAGGTGCCGCCGCATCTGCAGAACCGCAGCTGGCTGATCGACGCCGGCCGCAACGGCTCCGGTCCGCGCGAGCCCTACTTCAAGGTCAACAACATCCTGGGGTTGGTGCGCGCCTGCCAGCAGGGCCTCGGCATCGCCGCGCTGCCGGATTATCTGGTCGAACAGAACAATCTCGTGCAGCTGTTCGGCGAGTCCGACTCGATCGCGCTCGACACCTACTTCGTCTATCCGGAAGAGCTGAAGACAGTGGCCCGGGTGCAGGTGTTCCGCGACTTCGTGGTGAGCAAGGCGCAGCGCTGGCCGTCCTGA
- the trxB gene encoding thioredoxin-disulfide reductase codes for MPAPPHAKVVIIGSGPAGYTAAIYAARAMLEPILIQGIQPGGQLTITTDVENYPGFADVIQGPWLMEQMEKQAAHVGTKIVTDLVTKLELGQRPFRLTCDSGDVYLAETVILATGAQARWLGLPSEEKFQGGGVSACATCDGFFYRGKEVVVVGGGNTAVEEALYLTNHASQVTIVHRRDHFRAERILQERLFKHPKIKVVWDSAIDEICGSQNPNKVTHVRLKNVKTGALTDLKTDGVFIAIGHAPATELVKGQIKLKPSGYVEVAPNSTATSVPGLFAAGDVADETFRQAVTAAGLGCMAALEAERFLALRASDRAAAE; via the coding sequence ATGCCCGCGCCTCCCCATGCCAAGGTCGTCATCATCGGGTCCGGCCCCGCCGGTTACACCGCAGCGATCTACGCAGCGCGCGCGATGCTCGAACCGATCCTGATCCAGGGCATCCAGCCGGGCGGGCAGCTCACCATCACCACCGACGTCGAGAACTATCCGGGCTTCGCCGACGTGATCCAGGGCCCCTGGCTGATGGAGCAGATGGAGAAGCAGGCGGCCCATGTCGGCACCAAGATCGTCACCGATCTCGTCACCAAGCTGGAGCTCGGACAACGGCCGTTCCGCCTGACCTGCGATTCCGGCGACGTCTATCTCGCCGAGACCGTCATCCTCGCCACAGGCGCCCAGGCGCGCTGGCTCGGTCTGCCCTCGGAAGAGAAATTCCAGGGCGGCGGCGTCTCGGCCTGCGCGACCTGTGACGGCTTCTTCTACCGCGGCAAGGAAGTCGTGGTGGTCGGCGGCGGCAACACCGCGGTCGAGGAAGCGCTGTACCTCACCAATCATGCCTCCCAGGTCACCATCGTGCATCGCCGCGATCACTTCCGCGCCGAGCGCATCCTGCAGGAGCGGCTGTTCAAGCATCCCAAGATCAAGGTGGTGTGGGATTCCGCGATCGACGAGATCTGCGGATCGCAGAACCCGAACAAGGTCACCCATGTGCGGCTCAAGAACGTCAAGACCGGCGCGCTGACCGACCTCAAGACCGACGGCGTCTTCATCGCGATCGGCCATGCGCCGGCGACCGAACTCGTCAAAGGCCAGATCAAGCTGAAACCGTCGGGCTATGTCGAGGTGGCGCCGAACTCCACGGCGACCTCTGTGCCCGGCCTGTTCGCCGCGGGCGACGTGGCGGACGAGACCTTCCGGCAGGCGGTCACCGCCGCCGGCCTCGGCTGCATGGCCGCGCTCGAAGCCGAACGCTTCCTGGCTCTCCGCGCGAGCGATCGCGCAGCGGCGGAATAA
- a CDS encoding Lrp/AsnC family transcriptional regulator, translating into MSKNLDEIDLKILAEIQADGRITNVELAKRVGISPPPCLRRVRALEEEGYIQGYRGLLDPRRLGYDVTVFASVHLSSQADADLRAFENFVRGEPLVRECWMLSGEVDFILKCVAPDMATFQDFVTHLTAAPHVRNVRTSLVLHNSKYEAAVPLGVKVAG; encoded by the coding sequence GTGTCGAAGAACCTTGACGAGATCGACCTCAAAATCCTCGCCGAGATCCAGGCCGATGGCCGAATCACCAATGTGGAACTCGCCAAACGGGTCGGGATCTCGCCGCCGCCCTGTCTGCGCAGGGTCCGGGCGCTAGAAGAGGAAGGCTACATCCAGGGATACCGTGGCCTGCTCGATCCGCGCCGCCTCGGCTACGACGTCACGGTGTTCGCCTCGGTGCACCTGTCGAGCCAGGCCGATGCCGATCTCCGCGCCTTCGAGAATTTCGTGCGCGGCGAACCGCTGGTACGGGAATGCTGGATGCTGTCGGGCGAAGTCGATTTCATCCTCAAATGCGTCGCCCCCGACATGGCGACGTTCCAGGATTTCGTCACCCACCTGACCGCCGCGCCGCACGTGCGCAACGTCAGGACGTCGCTGGTGCTGCACAATTCGAAATATGAGGCCGCGGTGCCGCTGGGCGTGAAGGTTGCGGGCTGA
- a CDS encoding DoxX family protein produces the protein MDQTLSKLQPLALSLFRFITGLLLFQFGVAKLFKFPPGTMFEKVELFSLIGAAGTLELILGGLLMIGLFSRIVAFVLAGEMAFAYFMGHFPKGFYPLLNNGSLAIAFCFACLYLATSGPGPISVDAAIGKR, from the coding sequence ATGGACCAGACACTATCCAAGCTTCAGCCGCTGGCGCTCAGCCTGTTTCGCTTCATCACGGGGCTGCTGCTGTTTCAGTTCGGCGTCGCCAAGCTTTTCAAATTCCCACCCGGGACGATGTTCGAGAAAGTCGAACTGTTCTCATTGATCGGCGCGGCCGGCACGCTCGAACTGATCCTGGGCGGATTGCTGATGATCGGCCTCTTTTCGCGGATCGTGGCCTTCGTCCTGGCAGGCGAAATGGCCTTCGCCTACTTCATGGGCCATTTCCCCAAGGGCTTCTATCCGCTGCTCAACAACGGCAGCCTTGCAATCGCATTCTGCTTTGCCTGCCTATATCTCGCGACCTCGGGCCCGGGCCCGATCAGCGTCGACGCCGCGATAGGCAAGAGGTAA
- the greA gene encoding transcription elongation factor GreA — protein MDKVPMTAGGYAALTDELKRRQSEDRPRIIEHIAEARSHGDLSENAEYHAAKEEQSHNEGRIAELEDKLARADIIDISKLSGDTIKFGATVTLIDEDTEKKAVWQIVGEVEADAKKGRISITSPLARALIGKKKGTTVEVMAPGGAKAYEITKVEWR, from the coding sequence ATGGATAAGGTTCCGATGACCGCGGGCGGATACGCCGCGCTGACGGACGAGTTGAAGCGGCGCCAGTCGGAGGATCGTCCGCGCATCATCGAACACATTGCGGAAGCGCGCTCGCACGGCGATCTCTCGGAGAACGCCGAGTATCACGCTGCCAAGGAAGAGCAGTCGCACAACGAGGGCCGCATCGCGGAGCTCGAGGACAAGCTGGCGCGCGCCGACATCATCGACATTTCGAAACTGTCCGGCGACACCATCAAGTTCGGCGCGACCGTGACGCTGATCGACGAGGACACCGAGAAGAAGGCGGTGTGGCAGATCGTCGGCGAGGTCGAGGCCGATGCCAAGAAGGGCCGCATCTCGATCACCTCGCCGCTCGCGCGCGCGCTGATCGGCAAGAAGAAGGGCACCACCGTCGAAGTGATGGCGCCCGGCGGCGCCAAGGCCTACGAGATCACCAAGGTCGAGTGGCGCTAG